The following proteins are co-located in the Mesorhizobium sp. M1E.F.Ca.ET.045.02.1.1 genome:
- a CDS encoding DNA alkylation repair protein — protein MALPDPSWSAHDTVAHLRSIGKQENLVGMARFGINTATALGIGNSDLRPLARKLKKNHERSLLLWDTGIREARLMAAFTGEPKKLDIGQCRRWAADFDSWEIVDTVADLFAATPFWRELIDEFAEDEREFVRRTAFAMLAWGAVHLKKEPDATFLAYLPLIEKHAGDPRNFVRKAVNWALRQIGKRSMTLHTPALALAEKLAASSDSTARWIGRNAVKELTDAGQLERLAARET, from the coding sequence ATGGCCCTTCCCGATCCGAGCTGGAGCGCCCACGACACCGTCGCCCATCTGCGCTCGATCGGCAAACAGGAGAACCTTGTCGGCATGGCGCGCTTCGGCATCAACACCGCGACCGCGCTCGGCATCGGCAATTCCGACCTGCGGCCGCTGGCGCGCAAGCTGAAAAAGAACCACGAGCGCTCGCTGCTTTTGTGGGACACCGGCATCCGCGAGGCGCGATTGATGGCGGCCTTCACCGGCGAGCCGAAGAAGCTCGACATCGGCCAATGCCGGCGCTGGGCCGCCGATTTCGACAGCTGGGAGATCGTCGATACCGTCGCGGACCTGTTCGCGGCGACGCCGTTCTGGCGCGAGTTGATCGACGAATTCGCCGAGGACGAGCGAGAGTTCGTCCGCCGCACCGCCTTTGCCATGCTGGCCTGGGGCGCGGTGCACCTGAAGAAGGAGCCGGACGCGACCTTCCTTGCCTATCTGCCGCTGATCGAAAAGCATGCGGGCGATCCGCGCAACTTCGTCCGCAAGGCGGTGAACTGGGCGCTGCGGCAGATCGGCAAGCGGTCGATGACGCTGCACACCCCTGCCCTAGCGCTTGCCGAGAAACTGGCGGCATCGTCCGACAGCACGGCGCGCTGGATCGGCAGGAACGCCGTCAAGGAACTGACGGATGCCGGACAGCTCGAACGACTCGCCGCCAGAGAAACTTGA
- a CDS encoding NAD(P)-dependent oxidoreductase: MASVAFLGLGVMGYPMAGHLRNKGGHDVTVYNRTTAKSEQWVAQHGGKLALTPAEAAEGKDFVFSCVGNDDDLRSVTTGAKGAFASMKKGSVFIDNTTASAEVARELAEAAEKAGFSFLDAPVSGGQAGAENGVLTVMVGGEQSAFDRARPVIDAYARMVGLMGPAGAGQLTKMINQIAIAGLVQGLAEGIHFGKKAGLDIEKVIEVISKGAAGSWQMENRHKTMNAGKYDFGFAVDWMRKDLGICLAEANRNGAKLPVTALIDQFYKDVQDMGGRRWDTSSLLARLEK, from the coding sequence ATGGCATCGGTTGCATTTCTCGGTCTTGGCGTCATGGGCTACCCGATGGCCGGGCATCTCAGGAACAAGGGCGGCCACGACGTCACCGTCTACAACCGCACCACCGCCAAGTCCGAGCAATGGGTCGCCCAGCATGGCGGCAAGCTGGCGCTGACGCCGGCCGAAGCGGCCGAAGGCAAGGACTTCGTTTTCTCCTGCGTCGGCAATGACGACGACCTGCGCTCGGTGACGACCGGCGCCAAGGGCGCCTTTGCCTCGATGAAGAAGGGCTCCGTCTTCATCGACAACACCACGGCTTCGGCCGAAGTTGCGCGCGAATTGGCCGAAGCTGCTGAAAAAGCCGGTTTTTCTTTCCTCGACGCGCCGGTGTCTGGCGGTCAGGCGGGTGCCGAGAACGGCGTTTTGACGGTAATGGTCGGCGGTGAGCAATCGGCCTTCGACAGGGCCAGGCCCGTCATCGACGCCTATGCCCGCATGGTCGGGCTGATGGGGCCGGCCGGCGCCGGCCAGCTCACCAAGATGATCAACCAGATCGCCATCGCCGGGCTTGTGCAGGGGCTGGCCGAGGGCATCCATTTCGGCAAGAAGGCCGGGCTCGATATCGAGAAGGTCATCGAGGTGATCTCCAAGGGCGCTGCCGGCTCCTGGCAGATGGAAAACCGCCACAAGACGATGAATGCCGGCAAATACGATTTCGGCTTCGCCGTCGACTGGATGCGCAAGGATCTCGGCATCTGCCTTGCCGAGGCCAACCGCAACGGCGCCAAGCTGCCGGTGACGGCGCTGATCGACCAGTTCTACAAGGACGTGCAGGATATGGGCGGCAGGCGCTGGGACACGTCCTCGCTGCTGGCGCGCCTGGAAAAATAA
- a CDS encoding ABC transporter permease — protein MSVSQAIAIDKPPPQARGWPRARIVGYALVGVWALFGTGIVAYLVHAWNAEFFARYAPAYLQGLGTTLSLVAISMVTGAILSLPVAYGRMSKNRILSGLAYCYVYFFRGTPLLVQTYLVYYGVGSFRPELETVGLWWFFREAFYCGVFAFSLNTAAYQAEILRGAIESVPRGQWEGAASLGLHKLQTLRKVIMPQAIIVALRPYGNELILMIKASAIVAIITVYDLMGNAKLAYAKSFDIQAYIWVAIVYLVMVEILRHGVEWIERRITVHLKR, from the coding sequence ATGAGCGTCAGCCAGGCTATCGCCATCGACAAACCGCCGCCGCAGGCGCGCGGCTGGCCGCGCGCGCGCATCGTCGGCTATGCGCTTGTCGGCGTGTGGGCCCTTTTCGGTACCGGCATCGTGGCCTATCTGGTCCACGCCTGGAACGCCGAGTTCTTCGCCAGATACGCGCCGGCCTATCTGCAAGGACTTGGGACCACCCTGTCGCTGGTGGCCATCTCGATGGTGACCGGCGCGATCCTGTCGCTGCCCGTCGCCTATGGACGCATGTCGAAGAACAGGATCCTTTCCGGTCTTGCCTATTGCTACGTCTATTTCTTCCGCGGCACGCCGCTGCTCGTGCAGACCTACCTCGTCTATTACGGCGTCGGCTCCTTTCGGCCCGAACTCGAAACGGTCGGCCTGTGGTGGTTCTTCCGTGAAGCCTTCTACTGCGGCGTCTTTGCCTTCTCGCTCAACACTGCCGCCTACCAGGCCGAAATCCTGCGCGGTGCCATCGAGAGCGTGCCCAGGGGCCAGTGGGAAGGAGCCGCATCGCTCGGCCTGCACAAGCTGCAGACGCTGCGCAAGGTCATCATGCCGCAGGCGATCATCGTGGCGTTGCGACCTTACGGCAACGAGCTCATCCTGATGATCAAGGCTTCGGCAATCGTCGCCATCATCACCGTCTACGACCTGATGGGCAACGCCAAGCTCGCCTATGCAAAATCCTTCGACATCCAGGCCTATATCTGGGTGGCGATCGTTTATCTGGTGATGGTCGAGATCCTGCGCCATGGCGTCGAATGGATCGAGCGCCGGATCACCGTTCACCTCAAACGATAG
- a CDS encoding GNAT family N-acetyltransferase → MPDSSNDSPPEKLDLASIRFIEVTRETRGRFENLFEQPGAPKYCWCMAWRHSSRDHIENHEKKRMMMALIDEGTPIGIVAELDGRMVGWCSVAPRETYRRLSKQQDDSETGVWSIVCFYVPRVLRGGGLASVLLDAAIEHAFAKGARTVEAYPVDEAAPSYRFMGFRDSFVARGFHEVGTAGTRRHVMRLTR, encoded by the coding sequence ATGCCGGACAGCTCGAACGACTCGCCGCCAGAGAAACTTGACCTCGCTTCCATCCGCTTCATCGAGGTGACGCGGGAGACGCGCGGCCGTTTCGAAAACCTGTTCGAGCAGCCGGGCGCGCCGAAATATTGCTGGTGTATGGCCTGGCGCCACTCCAGCCGCGATCACATTGAGAACCACGAGAAGAAGCGCATGATGATGGCGCTGATCGATGAAGGCACGCCGATCGGCATCGTCGCCGAACTCGACGGCAGGATGGTTGGCTGGTGTTCAGTCGCGCCGCGCGAGACCTATCGCAGGCTGTCGAAGCAGCAGGACGACAGCGAGACCGGCGTCTGGTCGATCGTCTGCTTCTATGTGCCGAGGGTCCTGCGAGGCGGCGGGCTGGCTTCCGTACTGCTCGATGCTGCGATCGAGCATGCCTTCGCCAAAGGCGCGCGGACGGTTGAGGCCTATCCGGTCGACGAGGCCGCGCCGAGCTATCGTTTCATGGGTTTTCGCGACAGTTTCGTCGCGCGCGGATTCCATGAGGTCGGCACGGCCGGCACTCGCCGGCATGTGATGCGGCTCACCCGTTGA
- a CDS encoding glutathione S-transferase translates to MKLFDGGRAPNPRRVRVFLAEKGLTVPLVPVDMGALEHREQPVASRNPLRRLPVLELDDGTIITESIAICRYFEELHPEPVLFGKGALGKAKVEMWQRRMEFNLLSCVAAAFRHIHPAMKEWEVPQIPEWGEANKPKAIEFLYLLDRELADREFAASDAYSVADITGMIAIDFMKPARIKVPEDCTNVLRWYGALTSRPSATA, encoded by the coding sequence ATGAAGCTGTTCGATGGCGGCCGCGCGCCGAACCCCAGACGGGTCCGGGTCTTCCTGGCGGAGAAGGGATTGACCGTTCCGCTGGTGCCTGTCGACATGGGCGCGCTGGAGCATCGCGAGCAGCCCGTGGCGTCGCGCAATCCACTGCGGCGGTTGCCGGTGCTCGAGCTCGACGACGGCACCATCATCACCGAATCCATCGCCATCTGCCGCTACTTCGAGGAATTGCATCCCGAGCCCGTGTTGTTCGGCAAAGGCGCTCTCGGCAAGGCCAAGGTCGAGATGTGGCAAAGGCGCATGGAGTTCAACCTCTTGAGCTGCGTCGCCGCCGCCTTCCGGCACATCCATCCGGCGATGAAGGAATGGGAGGTGCCGCAGATCCCCGAATGGGGCGAGGCCAACAAGCCGAAGGCGATCGAATTCCTGTATCTGCTCGACCGCGAGCTGGCGGACAGGGAATTCGCTGCCAGCGATGCCTATTCGGTCGCCGACATCACCGGGATGATCGCCATCGACTTTATGAAGCCGGCGCGCATCAAGGTGCCGGAGGATTGCACCAACGTATTGCGTTGGTACGGGGCGCTGACAAGCCGACCGAGCGCTACTGCCTGA
- a CDS encoding thermonuclease family protein produces MRQARAAIAGAADRRQAGFLRGWQRDRYGRLLGDCKAGETDLNRAQVQAGWAVAFGDFETEEAVARAAKAGIWAGSFEEPQDWRDSHHDQPVERRHGTLASLGDALRELVRFW; encoded by the coding sequence TTGCGGCAAGCTCGCGCGGCAATCGCTGGTGCGGCTGATCGCCGGCAGGCCGGTTTCCTGCGCGGCTGGCAGCGCGACCGTTACGGCCGGCTGCTCGGCGACTGCAAGGCAGGCGAGACGGACCTCAACCGTGCTCAGGTCCAGGCCGGATGGGCCGTCGCCTTCGGCGACTTCGAAACCGAGGAGGCCGTTGCGCGCGCCGCCAAGGCCGGCATCTGGGCAGGCTCCTTCGAGGAGCCGCAGGACTGGCGCGACAGCCACCACGATCAGCCGGTCGAAAGGAGGCACGGCACGTTGGCTTCGCTCGGTGATGCGCTGCGCGAGCTTGTTCGTTTCTGGTGA
- a CDS encoding ABC transporter permease encodes MPAQSIWTLLSWGPDGWSDDIASGVLVTIALALATLPIGLVIGFFVAFAKQSQEPSLRLAANIYTTVFRGLPELVTLFLFFFGMPLLLQYVVRLFEPEATVDVNSFIAGMIVLSLIFSSYASEVFLSAFRAIPKGQYEGGYAIGLSKWQTMRLVVLPQLLRIAFPGLENCWLSLLKDTSLVSVVNLAETLRNAGVAARVTKHSFLFYSVAALVFLVLAILSSIATGYILRSLGRREAR; translated from the coding sequence ATGCCGGCCCAAAGCATTTGGACACTTCTCAGTTGGGGCCCCGATGGCTGGAGTGACGATATCGCCTCTGGCGTGCTGGTCACGATTGCGCTGGCGCTCGCCACGCTTCCGATCGGCCTGGTGATCGGCTTTTTCGTCGCCTTCGCCAAACAGTCGCAAGAACCATCGCTGCGGCTCGCTGCCAACATCTACACGACCGTCTTTCGCGGCCTGCCCGAGCTGGTGACGCTGTTCCTGTTCTTCTTCGGCATGCCGCTGCTGCTGCAATATGTCGTGCGCCTGTTCGAACCCGAGGCGACGGTCGACGTCAACAGCTTCATTGCCGGCATGATCGTGCTGTCGCTGATCTTCTCGTCCTACGCCAGCGAGGTCTTTCTTTCCGCCTTTCGCGCCATTCCCAAGGGCCAGTATGAGGGCGGCTACGCCATTGGCCTTTCGAAATGGCAGACCATGCGCCTGGTGGTCCTGCCGCAACTGCTGCGCATCGCTTTCCCGGGGCTGGAGAATTGCTGGCTCAGCCTGCTCAAGGACACCTCGCTGGTTTCGGTCGTCAACCTCGCCGAAACCTTGCGCAATGCCGGCGTCGCGGCCCGCGTCACCAAGCATTCCTTCCTGTTCTACAGCGTCGCGGCGCTGGTCTTCCTTGTGCTGGCCATCCTGTCGTCGATCGCGACCGGCTATATCCTGCGCTCGCTCGGGCGGAGGGAAGCGCGATGA
- a CDS encoding uracil-DNA glycosylase family protein yields the protein MDELHGTSGELESLTARVRACRICVEHPRGRPLPHEPRPVLRPSSSARILLASQAPGTKVHISGMPFTDASGDRLRSWLGVTSEEFYDTEKFAIVPMGFCFPGQDAKGADLPPRRECAPAWRAELMALMPQIDLVLTIGGYAQSWHMGTARGPSLTETVRNWRAVWDAPASRKVLPLPHPSWRNTGWLKKNPWFEMDLLPFLRSEIRYRIG from the coding sequence TTGGACGAACTGCACGGCACAAGTGGAGAACTGGAAAGCCTGACGGCGAGGGTGCGGGCCTGCCGCATCTGCGTCGAGCATCCGCGCGGCCGGCCCTTGCCGCACGAGCCGCGCCCGGTGCTGAGGCCATCGTCGAGCGCTCGCATCCTGCTCGCCAGCCAGGCGCCGGGCACCAAGGTCCACATCTCGGGCATGCCGTTCACCGACGCCTCCGGAGATCGTCTTAGAAGCTGGCTCGGCGTCACCAGCGAAGAGTTCTACGACACGGAAAAATTCGCCATCGTGCCGATGGGTTTCTGCTTCCCTGGCCAGGACGCCAAGGGGGCCGACCTGCCGCCGCGCCGTGAATGCGCGCCTGCATGGCGAGCCGAACTGATGGCGCTGATGCCGCAAATCGATCTGGTGCTGACGATCGGCGGCTACGCGCAGTCCTGGCACATGGGCACGGCGCGAGGGCCGTCGCTGACGGAAACTGTCAGGAACTGGCGCGCTGTCTGGGATGCGCCGGCCAGCCGGAAAGTGTTGCCGCTGCCGCATCCATCGTGGCGAAATACCGGCTGGCTGAAGAAGAATCCCTGGTTTGAAATGGATTTGCTGCCTTTCCTGCGGTCGGAAATCCGCTATCGCATCGGTTAG
- the mobA gene encoding molybdenum cofactor guanylyltransferase MobA, whose protein sequence is MDRSVAGIILAGGRSRRMGGGDKPLLSLGKARLIDHVAARLKPQVGTLALNANGDPARFAAMNLPVLADTVPGHAGPLAGILTGLEWAAENAACQSLVSAAGDTPFFPGDLVERLTAAARERPGAIAVASSDDRWHPTFALWPLGLSDALRHFLIDEDNRRVSAFMERHGFVQVEFPMIEAEGQRIDPFFNINTPDDLAQAERLLQSLQP, encoded by the coding sequence ATGGACCGAAGCGTTGCGGGCATCATCCTGGCGGGAGGCCGGTCGCGCCGGATGGGCGGCGGCGACAAGCCCTTGCTTTCGCTCGGCAAAGCCAGGCTGATCGACCATGTCGCCGCGCGTCTCAAGCCGCAGGTCGGCACGCTTGCGCTCAACGCCAATGGCGACCCCGCGCGATTTGCTGCCATGAACCTTCCGGTGCTCGCCGACACGGTGCCGGGCCATGCCGGCCCGCTGGCCGGCATTCTGACCGGCCTCGAATGGGCGGCGGAGAACGCAGCCTGCCAGTCGCTGGTGAGCGCGGCTGGCGACACGCCGTTCTTCCCCGGCGATCTCGTCGAGCGGCTGACAGCCGCTGCCAGGGAGCGGCCGGGTGCGATCGCGGTCGCCAGTTCCGACGACAGATGGCACCCGACTTTCGCGCTCTGGCCACTTGGCCTCAGCGATGCCCTGCGCCATTTCCTGATCGACGAGGACAATCGCCGCGTCTCGGCCTTCATGGAGCGGCACGGTTTTGTCCAGGTGGAGTTTCCGATGATCGAGGCCGAAGGCCAGCGGATCGACCCGTTCTTCAACATCAACACGCCGGACGACCTTGCGCAGGCCGAACGTCTGTTGCAAAGCCTCCAGCCATGA
- a CDS encoding Lrp/AsnC family transcriptional regulator — protein sequence MDRLDRKILRLLQEDATLAVADVAKKVGLSTTPCWRRIQKLEEEGVIKRRVAILDHERVNVRVTVFVSIRTNSHSHEWLRRFSEVIQEFPEVVEFYRMSGDVDYLLRVVVPDIAAYDAFYKRLIAKIEIRDVSSSFAMEQIKYTTEIPLDYMVLDKESGANAA from the coding sequence ATGGACCGCCTTGACCGAAAAATTCTCCGCCTCCTGCAGGAGGATGCGACACTTGCGGTCGCCGATGTCGCCAAGAAAGTCGGCCTGTCGACCACGCCGTGCTGGCGGCGCATCCAGAAGCTCGAGGAAGAGGGCGTCATCAAGCGGCGCGTGGCCATTCTCGACCATGAGAGGGTGAATGTGCGCGTCACCGTCTTCGTGTCGATCCGCACCAATTCGCACAGCCATGAATGGCTGCGGCGTTTCTCCGAGGTCATCCAGGAATTTCCGGAAGTGGTCGAGTTCTACCGCATGAGCGGCGACGTCGACTATCTGCTGCGCGTGGTGGTGCCCGACATCGCTGCCTACGACGCCTTCTACAAGCGGCTGATTGCCAAGATCGAGATCCGCGACGTGTCGTCGTCCTTCGCCATGGAGCAGATCAAGTACACGACCGAAATCCCGCTCGACTACATGGTGCTCGACAAGGAATCCGGCGCGAACGCGGCGTGA
- a CDS encoding HAMP domain-containing sensor histidine kinase, which produces MPLLRSDTADKFIVDRRKPHRNSDVARAVRRTRDRLSQQAGSLDFDRELLKLHARAMMVSAIAIPLLVLAVAAIARFAGLGNQVAVWALFTLLCYTIVAFMARRVERTEASELDPMQTRRDFLIAHSLCGLGWAWFAWLGCHTCQVDQFHVVKAMVLLVAMGTTAVTASSLSGALLATFAVPVAVYVYTVIRLWMPIEGIMAALLVAALPFFGYVARHLNQASWMVLSFRSEKDALIAEVETAKSMSDEARRRAEDANLAKSRFLASMSHELRTPLNAILGFSEVMANEVLGPMNNPTYRDYAHDVHESGQHLLDLINEILDLSRIEAGRYQLNEEPVALVTIVEDCCHMMELRARNKDIRVIQEFETTLPRLFGDERAIRQITLNLLSNAIKFTPSGGEVRVRVGWTAGGGQYISVKDNGPGIPDEEIPVVLSAFGQGSIAIKSAEQGTGLGLPIVQGLLDMHGGEFELHSKLREGTEAIAIFPLSRVMEELPALPTKEVAARRR; this is translated from the coding sequence ATGCCTCTGCTACGCTCGGACACAGCGGACAAATTCATTGTGGACCGCAGGAAACCGCATCGCAACAGCGATGTGGCGCGCGCGGTGCGCAGGACGCGTGACCGTCTTTCCCAGCAGGCCGGCAGCCTCGACTTCGACCGCGAACTGCTGAAGCTGCATGCGCGCGCCATGATGGTCAGCGCGATCGCCATACCGCTGCTCGTACTTGCCGTGGCGGCTATCGCCCGCTTTGCCGGCCTGGGCAACCAGGTTGCCGTTTGGGCTCTCTTCACCCTGCTCTGCTACACCATCGTCGCTTTCATGGCGCGGCGCGTCGAGCGCACGGAAGCGTCCGAGCTCGACCCGATGCAAACGCGCCGCGATTTCCTGATCGCCCATTCGCTGTGCGGCCTCGGTTGGGCCTGGTTCGCCTGGCTCGGCTGCCACACGTGCCAGGTCGACCAGTTCCACGTCGTCAAGGCCATGGTGCTTCTGGTCGCCATGGGGACGACTGCTGTCACGGCGTCGTCGCTGAGCGGCGCACTGCTCGCGACCTTCGCGGTTCCCGTGGCGGTCTATGTCTATACGGTTATACGCCTGTGGATGCCGATCGAGGGGATCATGGCGGCGCTCCTGGTCGCCGCCCTGCCCTTCTTCGGCTATGTCGCGCGCCATCTCAACCAGGCCTCGTGGATGGTGCTCTCCTTCCGCTCCGAAAAGGACGCGCTGATCGCCGAGGTGGAGACGGCGAAATCGATGTCCGACGAGGCCAGGCGGCGCGCCGAAGACGCCAATCTTGCGAAGTCGCGCTTTCTCGCCTCGATGAGCCACGAGCTCAGGACACCGCTCAACGCCATCCTTGGCTTCTCCGAAGTGATGGCCAATGAAGTCCTCGGGCCGATGAACAACCCGACCTATCGCGACTACGCGCATGATGTGCATGAATCCGGACAGCATCTGCTCGACTTGATCAACGAGATCCTCGACCTGTCGCGCATCGAGGCCGGCCGCTACCAGCTCAACGAGGAGCCGGTGGCGCTGGTGACGATCGTCGAGGACTGCTGCCACATGATGGAGCTTCGGGCCCGCAACAAGGACATTCGCGTCATCCAGGAGTTCGAGACCACCCTGCCGCGCCTGTTTGGCGACGAGCGGGCAATCCGTCAGATCACGCTCAACCTGTTGTCCAATGCGATCAAGTTCACCCCGTCGGGAGGCGAGGTCCGTGTCCGCGTCGGCTGGACGGCGGGCGGCGGCCAGTACATCTCGGTCAAGGACAACGGCCCGGGCATTCCGGACGAGGAAATTCCGGTGGTGCTTTCCGCCTTCGGCCAGGGCTCGATCGCCATCAAGAGCGCCGAACAGGGAACCGGCCTCGGTCTGCCGATCGTGCAGGGGCTGCTTGACATGCATGGCGGCGAGTTCGAGCTTCACTCCAAGCTGCGCGAAGGCACCGAGGCGATCGCCATTTTCCCGCTGAGCCGGGTGATGGAGGAATTGCCGGCGCTGCCGACCAAGGAGGTTGCGGCGCGCAGGCGCTAG
- a CDS encoding ABC transporter substrate-binding protein codes for MRIALRIALAASAALLTLGVAQAQEKTLRIGTEGAYPPFNNLTSDGQLVGFDIDIAKALCDEMKVKCTFVAQDWDGIIPALQAGKFDAIVASMSITPERQEKVDFTHKYYNTPSAIAVPKDSPLKGVTKEDLAGKNIGVATTTTHFNYASKTYTDSTIKGYPSSPEEQADLANGRLDAIEDDIVVLQQWLDSPDGACCKILGQPSPQPVEIFGPGAGIAVRKGETDLVNKLNSAIDAIRANGKYKEINDKYFKFDVYGAES; via the coding sequence ATGCGTATTGCACTGCGTATCGCGCTCGCCGCTTCGGCCGCGCTGCTGACACTTGGCGTCGCCCAGGCTCAGGAAAAGACCTTGAGGATCGGCACCGAAGGCGCGTATCCGCCCTTCAACAACCTGACCTCGGACGGCCAATTGGTCGGCTTCGACATCGACATCGCCAAGGCCCTCTGCGACGAAATGAAGGTGAAGTGCACCTTCGTCGCGCAGGACTGGGACGGCATCATCCCGGCGCTCCAGGCCGGCAAGTTCGACGCCATCGTCGCCTCGATGTCGATCACGCCCGAGCGCCAGGAGAAGGTCGACTTCACCCACAAATACTACAACACGCCCTCGGCGATCGCCGTGCCGAAAGATTCGCCGCTCAAGGGCGTGACCAAGGAAGACCTCGCCGGCAAGAATATCGGCGTCGCCACCACGACGACCCATTTCAATTATGCCTCGAAGACCTATACGGACAGCACCATCAAGGGCTATCCGAGCAGCCCCGAGGAGCAAGCCGATCTCGCCAACGGTCGTCTCGACGCTATCGAGGACGATATCGTCGTGCTGCAGCAGTGGCTGGATTCGCCTGACGGCGCCTGCTGCAAGATCCTCGGCCAGCCATCGCCGCAGCCGGTCGAAATCTTCGGACCGGGCGCCGGCATTGCCGTGCGCAAGGGCGAGACCGACCTGGTCAACAAGCTGAATTCCGCGATCGACGCCATCCGCGCCAACGGAAAGTACAAGGAAATCAACGACAAGTACTTCAAGTTCGACGTCTACGGCGCCGAGTCCTGA
- a CDS encoding nicotinate-nucleotide--dimethylbenzimidazole phosphoribosyltransferase, translated as MTAKPFDDFRTLLATLPPADAAAETRVRMLFAKADKPKASLGRVEDIAAWLAAWSGRAPPAVNRPLVAIFAGNHGAVRHAISPRPVSATADAVELCAAGGAAINQVCIANDLGLKVFDLALDIPTGDITEEAALDERGCAATMAFGMEAVAGGADLLCLGDLGVGNSTIAAALCAALFGEEGADWVGSGSGADAAMIARKAKAVDRALAFHGASLGDPLEALRRVGGREFAAIAGAILAARMQKIPVLLDGFVATAAAAVLHRVNPAALDHCLLASLSPEPGHAKVADRLGLRPLLDLGLNHGEGVGAGLAASLVKAAALTSSGMAAAVRL; from the coding sequence ATGACCGCAAAGCCTTTCGATGATTTCCGCACTCTCCTGGCGACGCTGCCGCCGGCGGACGCCGCCGCCGAAACCCGTGTCCGCATGTTGTTTGCCAAAGCCGACAAGCCGAAAGCCTCGCTGGGCCGGGTCGAGGATATTGCTGCCTGGCTCGCCGCCTGGAGCGGGCGCGCGCCGCCGGCCGTGAACCGGCCGCTTGTGGCGATCTTTGCCGGCAACCACGGCGCTGTCCGGCATGCCATCTCGCCGCGGCCGGTCTCGGCAACCGCCGATGCGGTCGAGCTCTGCGCCGCCGGCGGCGCCGCGATCAACCAGGTCTGCATCGCCAACGACCTCGGCCTGAAGGTTTTCGATCTGGCGCTTGATATCCCGACGGGAGACATCACCGAGGAAGCGGCGCTCGACGAGCGCGGCTGTGCCGCCACCATGGCCTTCGGCATGGAAGCCGTCGCCGGCGGCGCCGACCTTCTTTGCCTGGGTGATCTCGGCGTCGGCAACTCCACGATCGCAGCCGCGTTGTGCGCGGCGCTGTTCGGAGAAGAGGGCGCCGACTGGGTCGGGTCGGGATCGGGCGCGGATGCGGCAATGATCGCGCGCAAGGCGAAAGCCGTCGATCGGGCGCTCGCCTTTCACGGCGCCAGCCTCGGCGATCCGCTCGAAGCCTTGCGCCGGGTCGGCGGCCGCGAGTTCGCGGCGATCGCCGGCGCCATTCTTGCCGCCCGCATGCAGAAGATCCCGGTACTGCTCGACGGGTTCGTGGCAACGGCTGCCGCCGCAGTTCTGCACAGGGTCAATCCCGCCGCGCTCGACCATTGCCTGCTCGCCAGTCTGTCGCCCGAGCCCGGGCATGCCAAGGTCGCCGATCGGCTTGGGCTCAGGCCACTGCTCGATCTTGGCCTCAATCACGGCGAAGGGGTCGGAGCAGGGCTGGCGGCCAGTCTCGTCAAGGCAGCAGCGCTCACCAGTTCCGGTATGGCAGCAGCGGTCAGGCTCTAG
- the mobB gene encoding molybdopterin-guanine dinucleotide biosynthesis protein B: MRRVFGITGWKNSGKTTLTEKLVAELVRRGWTVSTVKHAHHDFDIDKPDTDSFRHRQAGAMEVAIVSGRRWALMHELRNEVEPKLDEILARLTPSDIVLVEGYKREAHKKIEARRLDAKDRTPLSASDPNIVAVAADFPVEGENLPVFDLDDTKSIADFIERATSLVTKGK, translated from the coding sequence ATGAGACGCGTATTCGGCATCACCGGCTGGAAGAACTCCGGCAAGACGACCCTGACCGAAAAGCTGGTCGCCGAACTGGTCCGCCGCGGCTGGACGGTCTCGACGGTGAAGCATGCCCATCATGACTTCGACATCGACAAGCCTGACACGGACTCCTTCCGTCATCGCCAGGCCGGCGCCATGGAGGTCGCGATCGTTTCCGGCCGGCGCTGGGCGCTGATGCACGAGCTTCGCAACGAGGTCGAGCCGAAGCTGGACGAAATCCTGGCGCGGCTGACGCCTTCCGACATCGTGCTCGTCGAAGGCTACAAGCGCGAAGCGCACAAGAAGATCGAGGCGAGACGGCTGGACGCCAAGGACCGGACACCGCTTTCCGCCAGCGACCCGAACATCGTCGCTGTCGCCGCCGACTTTCCGGTCGAGGGCGAAAACCTGCCTGTCTTCGACCTCGACGATACGAAATCGATAGCCGACTTTATCGAACGCGCCACCAGCCTCGTCACAAAAGGCAAGTAA